Proteins encoded within one genomic window of Amorphoplanes friuliensis DSM 7358:
- the acs gene encoding acetate--CoA ligase, translating to MSETLENLYSETRTFPPPAELAANANVKAEAYDEADENRQWFWEQQAKRLSWAKQWDQVLDWSNAPFAKWFVGGELNIAYNCVDRHVEAGHGDKVAIHWEGEPGDSRTVTYSDLLKSVSQAANTLTELGVTAGDRVAIYLPMIPEAAVAMLACARIGALHSVVFGGFSVDALATRIQDADCKVVITADGGYRRGKPSALKPTVDEAVAQCPSIEHVLVVRRTGEDVTWGDKDLWWHETVEQANDQHVPQAFDAEHPLFILYTSGTTGKPKGILHTTGGYLTQASYTFNAVFDIKPETDVYWCTADIGWVTGHSYIVYGPLSNGATQVMYEGTPDTPHKGRFWEIIDKYKVSLLYTAPTLIRTMMKWGDDIPAKYDLSSLRLLGSVGEPINPEAWMWYREHVGHDNAPIVDTWWQTETGAMMISPLPGVTASKPGSAMTPLPGISADVVNDEAESVPNGGGGFLVLREPWPSMLRGIWGDDQRFIDTYWSRFGKGAGVGDEWIYFAGDGAKKDDDGALWLLGRVDDVMLISGHNISTTEVESALVSHPSVAEAAVVGATDPTTGQAIVAFTIPRGNVDTSGDAGEKLIQELRNHVAKKLGPIAKPRQIMLVAELPKTRSGKIMRRLLKDVAENRSLGDVTTLQDSTVMDLISSGMQESKSED from the coding sequence ATGAGCGAGACCCTGGAGAACTTGTACTCGGAGACGCGGACGTTCCCGCCGCCGGCCGAGCTTGCCGCCAACGCCAACGTCAAGGCGGAGGCCTACGACGAGGCCGACGAGAACCGGCAGTGGTTCTGGGAGCAGCAGGCCAAGCGTCTCAGCTGGGCCAAGCAGTGGGACCAGGTGCTGGACTGGTCCAACGCGCCGTTTGCGAAGTGGTTCGTCGGCGGTGAGCTGAACATCGCCTACAACTGCGTGGACCGTCACGTCGAGGCCGGCCACGGTGACAAGGTCGCCATCCACTGGGAGGGCGAGCCCGGCGACAGCCGCACGGTCACCTACTCCGACCTGCTCAAGAGCGTCAGCCAGGCCGCGAACACCCTCACCGAGCTCGGCGTGACCGCGGGCGACCGTGTCGCGATCTACCTGCCGATGATCCCGGAGGCGGCCGTCGCGATGCTGGCCTGCGCCCGGATCGGCGCGCTGCACAGTGTGGTCTTCGGAGGCTTCTCCGTCGACGCGCTCGCCACCCGCATCCAGGACGCCGACTGCAAGGTCGTCATCACGGCCGACGGCGGCTACCGGCGGGGCAAGCCGTCCGCTCTCAAGCCGACGGTCGACGAGGCCGTGGCGCAGTGCCCGAGCATCGAGCACGTCCTGGTCGTCCGGCGTACGGGTGAGGACGTCACCTGGGGCGACAAGGACCTGTGGTGGCACGAGACGGTCGAGCAGGCGAACGACCAGCACGTGCCGCAGGCGTTCGACGCGGAGCACCCGCTCTTCATCCTGTACACCTCGGGCACGACGGGTAAGCCGAAGGGCATCCTGCACACGACCGGCGGCTACCTGACGCAGGCGTCGTACACGTTCAACGCCGTCTTCGACATCAAGCCGGAGACCGACGTCTACTGGTGCACCGCCGACATCGGCTGGGTCACCGGCCACTCCTACATCGTCTACGGCCCGCTCTCCAACGGCGCCACCCAGGTCATGTACGAGGGCACCCCGGACACCCCGCACAAGGGCCGCTTCTGGGAGATCATCGACAAGTACAAGGTCAGCCTGCTGTACACCGCACCCACCCTCATCCGCACGATGATGAAGTGGGGCGACGACATCCCGGCGAAGTACGACCTGTCGTCGCTGCGCCTGCTGGGCAGCGTCGGCGAGCCGATCAACCCCGAGGCCTGGATGTGGTACCGCGAGCACGTCGGCCACGACAACGCCCCGATCGTCGACACCTGGTGGCAGACCGAGACCGGCGCGATGATGATCTCGCCGCTGCCCGGTGTGACGGCGTCCAAGCCCGGCTCGGCGATGACCCCGCTGCCCGGCATCTCCGCTGACGTGGTCAACGACGAGGCCGAGTCGGTCCCGAACGGCGGCGGTGGCTTCCTGGTGCTGCGCGAGCCGTGGCCGTCGATGCTGCGCGGGATCTGGGGCGACGACCAGCGCTTCATCGACACGTACTGGTCGCGTTTCGGCAAGGGTGCCGGCGTGGGCGACGAGTGGATCTACTTCGCCGGTGACGGCGCCAAGAAGGACGACGACGGCGCGCTCTGGCTCCTCGGCCGGGTCGACGACGTCATGCTGATCTCCGGTCACAACATCTCGACCACCGAGGTGGAGTCGGCACTGGTCTCGCACCCGTCGGTGGCGGAGGCCGCGGTGGTCGGCGCGACCGACCCCACGACGGGTCAGGCGATCGTCGCATTCACCATTCCGCGCGGCAATGTGGACACTTCCGGCGACGCGGGCGAAAAGCTGATTCAGGAACTGCGGAACCACGTCGCCAAGAAACTCGGCCCGATCGCCAAACCGCGGCAGATCATGCTGGTGGCCGAGCTGCCGAAGACCCGTTCCGGAAAAATCATGCGACGCCTGCTCAAGGACGTTGCCGAGAACCGTTCCCTGGGTGACGTCACGACGCTTCAGGACTCCACGGTCATGGACCTGATCTCGTCGGGCATGCAGGAGAGCAAGTCCGAAGACTGA
- a CDS encoding PH domain-containing protein yields MGDEWTRPYTPGTGRWLVIGWEAIALGLLGWSTVEQFGLAGPGIRVLATAIAALWVIGGWRIREMGVYVGPGGVRIRGLLRSRTMRWEDVAHVRLHRHTRKIGGFQLEGGMTVLIERRDGTMVNTELWAQGIDFHSRPHLFREVYHELRNRHLAAVAPA; encoded by the coding sequence GTGGGAGACGAGTGGACCCGTCCGTACACACCCGGCACCGGCCGCTGGCTGGTCATCGGCTGGGAAGCCATCGCCCTGGGCCTGCTGGGCTGGTCGACAGTCGAACAGTTCGGCCTGGCCGGCCCCGGCATCCGCGTCCTCGCCACGGCGATCGCGGCCCTGTGGGTCATCGGCGGGTGGCGCATCCGCGAGATGGGCGTCTACGTCGGTCCCGGCGGCGTCCGCATCCGCGGCCTGCTCCGGTCGCGGACGATGCGCTGGGAGGACGTCGCGCACGTCCGGCTGCACCGCCACACCCGCAAGATCGGTGGCTTCCAGCTGGAGGGCGGCATGACCGTCCTGATCGAGCGCCGCGACGGGACGATGGTCAACACGGAGTTGTGGGCGCAGGGCATCGACTTCCACTCGCGGCCGCATCTTTTCCGCGAGGTCTACCACGAACTGCGCAACCGGCACCTGGCCGCAGTCGCACCCGCCTGA
- a CDS encoding HAD family hydrolase, with product MGPSAAFFDLDKTVIAKSSALAFGRPFYRDGLISRRDVVKSAYAQLMFRLGGTDEQTMARTRDYLAALCKGWKVEQVQQIVAETLEELINPYVYAEAAILIGEHQAAGRDVVLVSASGDEMVRPIGALLGVTDVIATRMGIVDGRYSGEVEFYAAGPSKVDGVRELADERGYDLAECYAYSDSSSDLPLLEAVGHPSVVNPDRTLRKVALERSWPVLEFRHPVPLGRRLRDRPAVPITAAALGVGVGVAIGIALYGRHRRTRAALA from the coding sequence GTGGGCCCGAGCGCCGCATTCTTCGACCTCGACAAGACCGTCATCGCCAAGTCCAGCGCGCTGGCCTTCGGACGGCCTTTCTATCGTGATGGGCTGATCAGCCGTCGCGACGTCGTCAAGTCCGCCTACGCGCAGTTGATGTTCCGGCTGGGCGGCACCGACGAGCAGACCATGGCGCGCACCCGCGACTACCTCGCCGCACTCTGCAAGGGGTGGAAGGTCGAGCAGGTCCAGCAGATCGTCGCCGAGACCCTCGAAGAGCTCATCAACCCCTACGTGTACGCCGAAGCCGCCATCCTCATCGGCGAGCACCAGGCCGCAGGGCGGGACGTCGTGCTGGTCTCCGCCTCGGGTGACGAGATGGTCCGCCCGATCGGCGCCCTGCTCGGGGTCACCGACGTGATCGCGACCCGCATGGGCATCGTCGACGGGCGTTACAGCGGCGAGGTGGAGTTCTACGCGGCCGGTCCGAGCAAGGTCGACGGTGTGCGGGAGCTGGCCGACGAGCGCGGGTACGACCTTGCGGAGTGTTACGCCTACTCCGACTCGAGCAGCGACCTGCCACTGCTGGAGGCGGTCGGTCATCCGAGTGTGGTCAACCCCGACCGGACCCTGCGCAAGGTCGCGCTGGAGCGTTCGTGGCCGGTGCTCGAGTTCCGTCACCCCGTACCGTTGGGCCGGCGCCTGAGGGACCGGCCGGCGGTGCCGATCACGGCGGCCGCGCTCGGTGTGGGGGTCGGTGTGGCGATCGGGATCGCCCTCTACGGCCGGCACCGCCGCACCCGCGCCGCGCTCGCCTGA
- a CDS encoding STAS domain-containing protein: protein MENPVESSLGDDGHARVAVLGEIDFSNADEVAQGIRDVIADWSPAEVQVDLREATFIDSTGLGALIEGYRAATEGESRFVVTNPSASFRRVLSVTGLCELFGLTDQDESVALSSATGA, encoded by the coding sequence ATGGAGAACCCGGTCGAGAGCAGCCTCGGCGATGACGGACACGCCCGTGTGGCCGTGCTGGGCGAGATCGACTTCTCGAATGCGGACGAGGTCGCCCAGGGGATCCGCGATGTCATTGCCGACTGGTCGCCGGCAGAGGTCCAGGTCGACCTGCGCGAGGCCACCTTCATCGACTCGACCGGTCTGGGCGCCCTGATCGAGGGCTACCGCGCCGCGACCGAAGGGGAAAGCCGGTTTGTCGTCACCAACCCGAGCGCGAGCTTCCGCCGCGTGCTCAGCGTGACGGGACTGTGCGAGCTGTTCGGCCTGACCGACCAGGACGAATCCGTCGCACTCAGCTCGGCCACCGGCGCCTGA
- the ssd gene encoding septum site-determining protein Ssd: MSARPSARPGPRLPLVVTADPDLLDDLLRLAAAGGTEVDVATDPVAARGRYAAAPLVLIGADQATACLRARLPRRPRTVIVGHTAELERAWEVAESLGAEHVAALPLAEPWLVDRFAERLDAAVPGRILAVIGGRGGAGASILAGALAVTAVRTGHRTLLVDADPMGGGLDLVLGWESVDGLRWPALAETGGRVSPPALLQALPHRGDLVLLSFARDQMLAVPSEAMATTLDAGRRGRDVIIADLPRRLDDAAALALDAADRAILIVPAELRATAAATRIAAIAGLHCPDIAVVVRGPAPGRLKASEVARSIGLPLAGSLRPEAAVCRALENGDAPAADGRGPLAELSKRLIRQLTQDERTGVPA; this comes from the coding sequence ATGTCAGCCCGTCCTTCCGCCCGACCCGGTCCGCGCCTGCCACTGGTCGTGACAGCCGATCCGGACCTCCTCGACGACCTGCTGCGCCTGGCCGCGGCGGGTGGCACGGAGGTCGACGTCGCCACCGACCCGGTGGCGGCCCGGGGCCGTTACGCCGCCGCCCCGCTGGTGCTTATCGGTGCCGACCAGGCGACCGCCTGCCTGCGGGCCCGGCTGCCCCGGCGACCGCGAACGGTCATCGTCGGCCACACCGCCGAGCTGGAACGGGCCTGGGAGGTCGCGGAGAGCCTCGGCGCCGAACACGTCGCCGCCCTGCCCCTGGCCGAACCCTGGCTGGTCGACCGCTTCGCCGAACGGCTGGACGCGGCGGTTCCCGGCCGGATTCTCGCCGTGATCGGCGGCCGCGGCGGCGCGGGCGCGAGCATCCTGGCCGGCGCGCTGGCCGTCACCGCCGTCCGCACCGGCCATCGCACCCTGCTTGTCGACGCCGACCCGATGGGTGGCGGCCTCGACCTGGTCCTCGGCTGGGAATCCGTCGACGGCCTGCGCTGGCCCGCGCTCGCCGAGACGGGCGGTCGTGTGAGCCCGCCCGCGCTGCTCCAGGCGCTGCCCCATCGCGGCGACCTGGTGCTGCTGTCGTTCGCCCGCGACCAGATGCTCGCGGTCCCGAGCGAGGCGATGGCAACCACCCTGGACGCCGGCCGGCGCGGACGCGACGTGATCATCGCGGACCTGCCCCGCCGCCTCGACGACGCTGCCGCCCTGGCCCTCGACGCGGCCGACCGCGCGATCCTGATCGTTCCCGCCGAACTGCGGGCGACCGCGGCGGCCACCCGCATCGCGGCGATCGCCGGCCTGCACTGCCCCGACATCGCGGTGGTCGTCCGGGGGCCGGCGCCGGGACGGCTCAAAGCGAGCGAGGTCGCCCGGTCGATCGGACTGCCGCTCGCCGGATCGCTGCGACCCGAAGCGGCCGTCTGCCGGGCCCTGGAGAACGGCGACGCGCCCGCCGCCGACGGCCGCGGCCCGCTGGCCGAGCTGAGCAAACGCCTGATCCGCCAGCTGACCCAGGACGAGCGGACCGGGGTGCCGGCATGA
- a CDS encoding TadA family conjugal transfer-associated ATPase codes for MTTPFVASASTGRHAQRRHEPAGVADRVRRRFAADGVDATPAAVVTAVRNEPGAVVLGDTAVLRLADRVHDQLVGAGPLAPLLADPAVTDVLVNGAQVWVDRGAGLQRAAVALGSAEDVRRLAQRLAAACGRRLDDGQPYADARLPDGTRLHAVLPPVATSGPYLSLRTFRQRPFSLADLVEHGTVPAAVAPLLTAVVSARLAYLVTGGTGSGKTTLLGTLLGLVPPTERIVLVEDAAELRPVHPHVVALQARTANVEGAGVVGLTDLVRQALRMRPDRLVVGECRGAEIVDLLGALNTGHEGGAGTLHANAPADVPARLEALGMLGGLPRAALHAQVLAALQVVLQVRRTDRGRVLESVGVLLPAGEQRLVTVVPAWRRGRGAGPGAESLARQLTERGVAVPPILGVRA; via the coding sequence ATGACAACACCCTTCGTGGCCTCGGCCTCCACCGGCAGACACGCACAACGCCGTCACGAACCCGCCGGGGTCGCGGACCGGGTGCGACGCCGGTTCGCCGCCGACGGGGTTGACGCCACCCCGGCCGCCGTCGTCACCGCGGTCCGCAACGAACCGGGCGCGGTGGTGCTCGGCGACACCGCCGTCCTGCGACTGGCCGACCGGGTGCACGACCAGCTGGTCGGCGCGGGCCCGCTGGCACCACTGCTGGCCGACCCCGCGGTCACCGACGTCCTCGTCAACGGCGCACAGGTGTGGGTCGACCGGGGTGCCGGCCTGCAACGCGCGGCGGTGGCCCTCGGCAGCGCCGAAGACGTCCGGCGGCTGGCGCAGCGACTCGCGGCCGCGTGCGGGCGGCGGCTGGACGACGGTCAGCCGTACGCCGACGCGCGGCTCCCCGACGGCACACGACTGCACGCCGTCCTGCCACCGGTGGCGACCAGTGGGCCGTACCTGTCGTTGCGCACGTTCCGGCAACGGCCGTTCAGCCTGGCTGATCTTGTCGAGCACGGGACGGTCCCCGCGGCGGTGGCGCCGCTGCTCACGGCTGTGGTGAGTGCGCGGTTGGCGTACCTGGTCACCGGCGGCACGGGCTCCGGCAAGACGACCTTGCTGGGGACGCTGCTCGGGCTCGTACCGCCCACCGAGCGCATCGTGCTGGTCGAGGACGCGGCCGAGTTGCGACCGGTGCACCCGCACGTGGTGGCTCTGCAGGCGCGCACCGCCAACGTCGAAGGTGCGGGTGTCGTCGGCCTTACCGATCTTGTACGCCAGGCGCTGCGGATGCGCCCGGACCGGCTGGTCGTCGGCGAGTGCCGGGGCGCCGAGATCGTCGACCTGCTCGGCGCCCTGAACACCGGTCACGAAGGCGGCGCGGGGACGCTGCACGCGAACGCCCCCGCTGACGTCCCGGCGCGGCTGGAAGCGCTCGGCATGCTCGGCGGGCTGCCCCGGGCGGCGCTGCATGCTCAGGTGCTGGCGGCGTTGCAGGTGGTGCTGCAGGTTCGGCGTACCGACCGGGGGCGGGTCCTGGAGTCGGTCGGGGTGCTGCTGCCCGCGGGGGAGCAACGGCTCGTCACGGTCGTACCGGCCTGGCGGCGCGGACGGGGTGCGGGACCGGGCGCGGAGTCGCTGGCCCGGCAGCTGACCGAACGGGGTGTGGCCGTGCCGCCGATCCTGGGAGTCCGGGCGTGA
- a CDS encoding type II secretion system F family protein, whose amino-acid sequence MKAARRLARLDRTSTTKDGRALRLGMDLAVGLGVTVFIGHWWGALAGVAVGFGVDRFLASREPADIRAARLRAIADLPIGADLLAAALRAGAPVDRAICAVAEALGGPLGERLDRVGRSLRLGADPPDAWLHMSGVDGAERLVAAALRSSASGGALGRALTRIADDLRGDRAVVTDAAAQRAGVLIVLPLGLCFLPAFVLAGLVPVVVAVLGDVL is encoded by the coding sequence GTGAAGGCCGCGCGGCGGTTGGCCCGGCTGGACAGAACGTCCACGACCAAGGACGGCAGGGCCTTGCGGCTGGGCATGGATCTGGCCGTCGGCCTCGGGGTCACCGTGTTCATCGGGCACTGGTGGGGAGCGCTGGCCGGGGTGGCCGTCGGGTTCGGTGTCGACCGTTTCCTGGCGAGCCGGGAGCCGGCCGACATTCGAGCCGCGCGGTTGCGGGCGATCGCCGACCTGCCCATCGGCGCCGATCTGCTCGCTGCCGCGTTACGGGCGGGCGCGCCCGTCGACCGGGCGATCTGCGCGGTTGCGGAAGCTCTCGGCGGACCGCTGGGGGAGCGCCTCGACCGGGTCGGCCGATCACTCCGGCTCGGCGCCGACCCGCCGGACGCCTGGCTGCACATGTCCGGCGTCGACGGCGCTGAACGCCTGGTCGCGGCGGCCCTGCGTTCCAGCGCGAGTGGCGGTGCACTCGGCCGGGCGTTGACCCGCATCGCCGACGACCTGCGTGGTGACCGTGCCGTGGTCACCGATGCTGCCGCGCAGCGCGCCGGGGTTCTCATCGTCCTGCCGCTCGGGCTGTGCTTCCTGCCCGCTTTTGTGCTCGCCGGCCTCGTGCCGGTCGTGGTCGCCGTGCTCGGCGACGTCCTGTGA
- a CDS encoding DUF4244 domain-containing protein translates to MRALTARFAGLHDDEGMNTAEYAVGTLAAVAFAGVLYKVVSSPSVQAALTGVINEALK, encoded by the coding sequence ATCCGCGCTCTCACTGCCCGCTTCGCCGGCCTGCACGACGACGAAGGCATGAACACCGCCGAGTACGCCGTCGGCACGCTCGCCGCGGTTGCCTTCGCCGGGGTGCTCTACAAGGTCGTCAGCAGCCCGAGCGTGCAGGCGGCTCTGACGGGAGTCATCAACGAGGCCCTGAAGTGA
- a CDS encoding TadE family protein has product MTGRRWPGRLRRLTSDRGAFTAELAAGLPALMLLLFAGLTAVGAVTAKIQCVDAAREGALIAARGGAGDQDALRIAPSGAAVAVSEGQETVTVTVRAPVPILGGFLSAITVRATAVASLEPDGTGTG; this is encoded by the coding sequence GTGACCGGGCGCCGGTGGCCCGGCCGGCTGCGCAGGCTCACCAGCGACCGCGGTGCGTTCACCGCCGAACTGGCGGCCGGGCTCCCGGCGCTCATGCTTCTGCTCTTCGCCGGCCTCACCGCGGTCGGCGCGGTGACCGCGAAGATCCAATGTGTCGACGCGGCCCGGGAGGGAGCCTTGATCGCTGCCCGCGGTGGTGCAGGCGACCAGGACGCTCTGCGGATCGCACCCTCCGGCGCAGCGGTCGCAGTCTCCGAAGGACAGGAAACAGTGACCGTGACTGTCCGCGCCCCGGTCCCGATCCTCGGAGGCTTCCTCTCGGCAATCACCGTCCGAGCCACCGCCGTCGCCTCCCTCGAGCCTGACGGAACGGGAACCGGATGA
- a CDS encoding Rv3654c family TadE-like protein, with protein sequence MVRGDRGAASIFVLAVGLVLVAAGLAGAAVGAARVGRHEARTAADLGALAGATRTIEGVAAACARAAELVGANGGRMTACRLQGLDIVVAVEVTVTPLPLLTRRATSVARAGPI encoded by the coding sequence GTGGTTCGGGGTGATCGGGGGGCGGCGTCGATTTTTGTGCTGGCGGTCGGGTTGGTGCTGGTCGCGGCCGGGCTTGCCGGGGCGGCGGTCGGTGCGGCCCGAGTGGGCCGGCACGAGGCCCGGACCGCGGCTGATCTCGGGGCTCTGGCCGGCGCGACCCGGACCATCGAAGGCGTCGCAGCCGCCTGCGCGAGAGCGGCCGAGCTCGTCGGGGCCAACGGTGGCCGGATGACGGCCTGCCGGCTTCAGGGGCTGGACATCGTGGTCGCCGTCGAGGTGACGGTGACGCCGCTGCCCTTGCTGACACGGCGGGCGACGTCAGTTGCTCGTGCGGGGCCGATCTGA
- a CDS encoding DEAD/DEAH box helicase yields the protein MQDVTTTVPDIPAARGASPRFGPAELLDRLRHRTSDSPVTHVERIAARAGRTTSWPGWLARPLISAYEDRGISAPWEHQASAATLAHDGTHVVLATDTASGKSMAYQMPALTTLLDDPRATVLYLSPTKALAADQLRALTRLGLDGIRPATYDGDTPREEREWIRQHSRFVLTNPDMLHHALLPGHARWGAFLRRLSYVVIDECHSYRGVFGSHVAHVLRRLRRVAARYGSSPTFILASATSGDPADAASRLTGLPVEAVTEDASPRGAVTFALWEPPLLPPSLDDLNIEMPPVRRSALSETADLLTNAVVAGTRTLAFIRSRRGAEVVASMASRGLHEAVPGLGDRVAAYRAGYLKEDRRAIERALLSGELLALASTNALELGVDLVGLDAVLICGYPGTRASLWQQAGRAGRAGGEALAVLIARDDPLDTYLVHHPEALFGRPVEATVLDPSNPYVLGPQLCCAASEAPLTKADLLLFGGTPALEAVEALTASGALRRRPSGWYWTHRGRPEVDLRGTGGGPVSVVESSTGRLLGTVDQGSSHVMLHTGAVHLHQGTSYLVDNLDLDDAVALVHAAEPDWSTHARDVTDLAVVSVREYVDAGPVGLFLGEVDVTNQVVSYQRRRLSTGEVIDTRPLDLPPRDLRTVAVWFTISPRLLDASGVEPPDIPGALHAAEHAAIGLLPLMATCDRWDIGGLSTANHPDTEAPTVFVYDGHPGGAGFAERAYATATAWLSATREAIASCGCETGCPSCVQSPKCGNGNNPLDKKGAVSVLDAVLAALSDRPRTSN from the coding sequence GTGCAGGACGTGACCACGACCGTCCCGGACATTCCGGCCGCCCGCGGCGCATCACCCCGGTTCGGACCTGCAGAACTCCTCGATCGGCTACGCCATCGCACGAGCGATTCCCCCGTCACCCACGTCGAGCGGATCGCCGCCCGTGCCGGGCGGACGACGTCGTGGCCCGGCTGGCTGGCCCGCCCGCTGATCTCCGCGTACGAGGACAGGGGCATCTCGGCGCCGTGGGAGCACCAGGCGTCGGCGGCGACACTCGCCCACGACGGAACGCATGTGGTGCTGGCCACGGACACGGCGTCGGGCAAGTCGATGGCGTACCAGATGCCCGCGCTGACCACCTTGCTGGACGACCCGCGTGCGACGGTGTTGTATCTCTCGCCGACCAAGGCGCTGGCCGCCGATCAGCTGCGCGCCCTGACCCGCCTGGGACTCGACGGGATCCGGCCGGCCACATACGACGGTGACACTCCCCGCGAGGAACGTGAGTGGATCCGCCAGCACTCTCGTTTTGTCCTGACGAACCCTGACATGCTGCACCACGCCCTCCTGCCGGGCCACGCCCGCTGGGGTGCTTTTCTCCGTCGCCTCTCGTACGTCGTGATCGACGAGTGCCACAGCTACCGCGGCGTGTTCGGCTCCCACGTGGCCCACGTCCTGCGCCGCCTGCGCCGGGTGGCGGCCCGTTACGGCAGCTCGCCGACGTTCATCCTGGCCTCGGCAACCTCGGGTGATCCGGCGGACGCGGCATCCCGCCTGACCGGCCTTCCGGTGGAGGCCGTGACCGAGGACGCCTCCCCTCGCGGGGCAGTGACCTTCGCGCTGTGGGAGCCGCCGTTGCTGCCCCCGTCCCTCGACGACCTCAACATCGAGATGCCTCCCGTACGCCGCTCGGCGCTGTCCGAGACGGCTGACCTCCTGACCAACGCGGTCGTGGCGGGCACCCGCACCCTGGCCTTCATCCGCTCCCGCCGCGGCGCGGAGGTTGTCGCCTCGATGGCCAGTCGCGGCCTGCACGAGGCGGTGCCGGGGCTCGGCGATCGTGTCGCGGCGTACCGGGCCGGCTATCTGAAGGAGGACCGCCGGGCCATCGAACGAGCCCTCCTCTCCGGTGAGCTGCTCGCCCTGGCGTCGACCAACGCCCTCGAACTCGGCGTCGACCTCGTCGGCCTCGACGCGGTCCTGATCTGCGGCTACCCCGGCACACGGGCGTCGCTGTGGCAGCAGGCGGGCCGGGCCGGCCGCGCTGGTGGTGAGGCGCTGGCTGTGCTGATCGCCCGTGACGATCCGCTGGACACGTACCTGGTGCACCACCCCGAGGCGCTCTTCGGCCGCCCGGTCGAGGCAACGGTCCTGGACCCGTCCAACCCCTACGTGCTCGGCCCTCAGCTCTGCTGCGCGGCGTCCGAGGCGCCACTGACGAAGGCCGACCTTTTGCTGTTCGGTGGCACACCGGCGTTGGAGGCGGTCGAGGCGCTGACCGCTTCCGGCGCCCTGCGCCGCCGCCCGTCCGGCTGGTACTGGACCCACCGCGGCCGCCCCGAGGTCGACCTCCGCGGCACCGGCGGCGGCCCGGTCTCGGTGGTCGAGTCGTCCACCGGCCGCCTGCTCGGCACGGTCGACCAGGGCTCGTCCCACGTCATGCTCCACACCGGCGCGGTCCACCTCCACCAGGGCACCTCTTATCTGGTCGACAACCTTGATCTCGACGACGCGGTGGCCCTGGTCCACGCGGCCGAGCCGGACTGGTCGACCCACGCCCGCGACGTGACGGACCTGGCGGTCGTGTCGGTCCGCGAATACGTGGATGCGGGCCCGGTGGGCCTCTTCCTGGGCGAGGTCGACGTGACCAACCAGGTCGTCTCCTACCAGCGCCGCCGCCTCAGCACGGGCGAGGTCATCGACACCCGCCCCCTCGACCTCCCACCCCGTGACCTGCGTACGGTCGCCGTCTGGTTCACCATCTCCCCGCGCCTCCTGGACGCGTCCGGCGTCGAACCGCCGGACATCCCGGGCGCCCTCCACGCGGCCGAACACGCGGCGATCGGCCTCCTGCCCCTGATGGCAACCTGCGACCGCTGGGACATCGGCGGCCTCTCCACGGCGAACCACCCCGACACCGAAGCCCCGACCGTCTTCGTCTACGACGGCCACCCCGGCGGCGCCGGTTTTGCCGAACGCGCCTACGCCACCGCCACCGCCTGGCTGTCAGCAACCCGCGAAGCGATCGCCTCGTGCGGCTGCGAAACGGGCTGCCCCTCCTGCGTCCAGTCCCCGAAATGCGGCAACGGCAACAACCCCCTCGACAAGAAAGGCGCCGTCTCGGTCCTCGACGCGGTACTGGCCGCCCTGTCAGATCGGCCCCGCACGAGCAACTGA
- a CDS encoding STAS domain-containing protein, which yields MELSLTTRTVGEHTVLDVGGEVDVYTAPRLRERLVELVDGGSRNIVVDLARVDFLDSTGLGVLVGALKRLRAANGTFGLVCSKEPLLKIFRITALDQVFPIFPSVEAAISTSAGDGVDNPPTA from the coding sequence ATGGAGCTGTCGCTGACCACCCGGACCGTCGGCGAGCACACGGTGCTCGACGTCGGCGGAGAGGTCGATGTCTACACCGCGCCGCGCCTGCGTGAACGCCTGGTCGAGCTGGTCGACGGCGGTTCGCGCAACATCGTCGTGGATCTCGCTCGTGTCGACTTTCTCGACTCCACCGGTCTCGGTGTGCTGGTCGGCGCCCTGAAGAGGCTGCGCGCCGCCAACGGCACCTTCGGCCTGGTCTGTTCGAAGGAACCACTGCTCAAGATCTTCCGGATCACCGCGCTCGACCAGGTGTTCCCGATCTTCCCCTCCGTCGAGGCGGCCATCTCGACGTCGGCCGGAGATGGCGTCGACAACCCCCCGACGGCGTGA